CATGTCCCTATACTTCTGCACAAAATGGCCTGGTCGAGCGAAAACACAGGCAGATTGTAGAAACTGGCTTGTCCATGCTAGCTCATGCATCCATGCCCTTAGTCTTCTAGAATAAAGCCTTCTACAGTGCGGTATACCTGATCAATCATTTGCCTACCTCTCCCTTAGGTAACATTTCACCATACGAAAAGTTGTTTCACACACAACCCAACTACAATTTTCTTCCAACCTTTGGCTGCCTATGTTTTCCTAACCTGGGACcattcaacaaaacaaaactaCAATTTCGCTCAACTCCGTGTGTGGTTTTAGGTTACTCACCTGTACATAAAGGTTACAAGTGTCGAGACTCTACTGGTCGAGTCTATATTTCACGTAGTGTCTCCTTTCATGAGTCTGTCTTTCCATACAAAACTAAAACACCTGCAGCAGTCTCGTCTGATCCTGTTTCCTTATCAAGTTCAAAACTACTTGTCTTAGCACCAACCTTAAGCTCCTGTGTTACCCTACCAGTTGTTAATCTTCCTACTCCCTGTCCTACAAGGGTTAGTCAACCTATAGCACCTAGCCCTGAACTAAATGTACCTAGCGTAGCACAAATTACACCACAGTCACATAGGTCTCCTTCACCGCCTGCACCACATAGGTCTCCTACTCTTGAGCAGTCACAATATTTCACACCTGCGTCATCTACTCCCTCTGCTCCAGTCAATACTCATGCCATGATTACCAGTAGTAAAGCTGGAATTTTTCGGCCAAAGGAAAATCTCAGCACCTCTTCTCCTGTGTCTAGCATCGTACCCAGTAATATTCAAGACGCAATGGAGTCTGCATGTTGGCAGGCAGCAGTTCATACTGTgaaatgacccaaaattcacgagcatcggaaaagtataatatcgggcctccgtcttagtaaattgagttcaaaaataattattagaagtaattaAGAGTTTATTTTAGTGcttaattagttattaattaggtgactttagtttaattaagagaagttaggaaaaaggactaaattgaactaggggtaaaagttgaattatagattaatagaaaataaaaggattaaaatggcaaATAAGCCATTAACAAGAAATAGACGATATAAGTGGTAAAAAtcgtatatttttatgatttatatatattatattatattatattatattaaataaattaaatagatgacaaatgtatggtaaagATTAAAGACAagtgtaatagtaataattatataggtacacttgtaataaaataaaacattttcttaaaatttaagtaaaagatatttgtgaaaaaaattattatatgattattataatatttattattattaactaatgcataaaagggaaaaaaaaataaaagaataaaagaaacaaaagaagaaatagaaacagaatagctaaaaagaaacagagaacagacgaaaaagaaaggaaggaaaggggaaagaaaaataaaagggaaagcTAGGGATTTGAAGTTGAAGTTTAATAGGTAAGTAAAATCAAGTccttttctcataaatttgatgtttttggaatcctagagtgaaatactcttggatttaagttgaaaatttgaaagttaatagatttttgagtagggtttatgttgaataaatgatggaattgaaggtttatttgatagaatttctagttagagttgataaaaggattaaattgtgaagtaagctacaagttttgaattttagggattaaattgaggaaaattcgaaattagtgaaaatgctgaaaattagtagataaaattgagtttagaagaaatttgaatagaaatagagtgtgaattaaattagaaaagtagataaatttagttaggattaaattggaataaaagtataaattagatagaaattcattattattaatttatgttgtaattaatggtgtaaattattattattttcagtaGCTAACAAGGAACTCGAGGCATCGGCAcacaaaggaaaggagaaggttaTTGAGGAATAATCGAGCAAAattcgggtttgtattactataattcaaattatttattattttaaagttaaatttaaattatgtgtatggtaagtaaataataaggtaagtgaaatataaaataagtattattattaagttgaaagaaattcaattgaatAGTGGATATATGAatagaattgaaatgaattcTTGAAAATTTGATTGCGAAATTGAAATACCCTATTAATTAGTCGGACTGAGTCAGATATAGTttgcatgccataggatttggaagagtatgggatttatcggctttgccgattaggcactttatgtgtcgtatctcaagcactttatgtgtcgtatcaggcacttcgtgtgtcgtttcaggcacttatgtgtcgtatactgatcaggtactatgtaccgttttaggcacaatgtgccgtactggtgtgtttaggttggaatccgtgtatccgtcaaagtccagattgttaatagggtgaataaatgaatatgagaaaatttaaaattgcaaattgaaatcgatattgaaaatgaaaggcatgaatttaatgtttatgtagtgattgaaattgctacatgtgatatgtgattgagATTGAAGAATAGCTAAAATtgtattgttattgttgaataataaaagtttatgaattaattgttatttaagaaattgaatagttacatgcttggtaattataattctttattgctattataatttgaattgtggtaataccactgagtataaaatacttagcgtacggttgtttccgtacGCAGGTTGAAAAGGGGTCAGAGTCTCGGTTCAGCATCTAGGGCAATCTCGACTCCGACATAGAGATTTTGGTGATGTCTTCTTCCTTAATtgaaagtggcatgtacataagaattataatagttattttggtatgttatatagttttgttgtaaagtaagatattatgtgttttgatgattATGTTAGTAAAATGGTAGAAGTCCTTTATGGCATtgttatgaaattgaaatggcttgattagttttatgtgttaattagaaatgataataggacttttattaattaagttattatgtCAATATGTCAAGTAagatttaagtatataaatgctttggttgaaatactggaattgggttggttatgtttgaaatttttgcaGGGggttatatgtataaataagcagaaatgctgccgaaatttttataaaaaaaagaaaaaaaatgaatgtaatcaattattcaaatttatatgaatttatgatttattttaatatgttggttatttatttaaaaattatttgtaaattgtttgatatgtccggtaatgcctcgtaaccctgttttggTGATGGTTTtgggttaaggggtgttacatttagtggtatcagagctatcaGGTTTAGCCAATTCTCGGCCTAAATCGAGCTCGGAATTGAGTCTAGATGTACATGCCGCTGTCGAGTTAAAACTGAGTCGGGATTTTTGGATGCTGAcctatttgtttgtttctgttgTATAGATCAAAGATGTCTgatgaaagaataaataataCTGATGAAGAAATGTATACTGGAGAAGGAGAACCTTACGGATTAGATGAAACTGAATCGGTAACACCTAGTATTAACCCGATAAGGAATCAATCTCCTAGAGTAGATAGAAGAAATAATAGAGATGATTCTAATATATTAAGAGTTATTGCCGATGCTTTGCAAAGAGTAGCGGGATCATTCTGCACGACTTGAACCTACTCAAAGACGGGCCCCGATAAAGGAACTGAGGAAATATGGTGCTGCTGAATTTATGGGTCTAAAAGGAGTCGGTCCATCCGCAGCTGAAAATTGAATGGAGTCGACTAAGAGAATTTTACAACAGTTAGACTGTACCCATCGGGAGTGTTTAATCTGTGCTGTATCGTTGCTACAAGGGGAAGCTTATTTATGGTGGGAATCGGTGGTTCGACATTTACCAGAGAATCAGATAACGTGGGATCTATTTCAaaaggaatttcaaaagaaatatatcagagAGATATATATTGAAGACAAGAAACAAGAGTTTTTAATGTTACAACAGGGTGATATGCCAGTAATAGATTATGAAAGGGAATTTTTGAGACTCAGCAGATATGCCTCCGAGTTTATTCCGACAGAAGCTGATAGTTGCAAAAGATTTTTACGGGGTCTGCGAGACGAGATCAAGGTACAGTTAGTATCTCATCGGATTACTGAGTTAGTAGATTTGATTGAACGAGCCAAAATGGTGGAACAAGTTCTGGGCCTCGATAAAAAGATTGAAGTTGTTAGACCAATCGGAAAGCGTACAGGAACTACTATTTCAAATCCTTTACCTAAAAGATCTCGAGAATCTAGAGGTGGTTGGAGGTCAAGTTTCAGATCTGATCGAAGGGAAAAAAGCCAAGGGAAACAGACGATGGTATCCACTGGTAGTGTACGAGCTCCACTCCGGGAcgagaaaattttagaatgtgGATATTGCGGGAAGAAACATTTAGGTGAGTGTTGGAAAGTGACTGGAGGCTGCTTCCGTTGTGGGTCAACATAACATTTTGTTAAAGACTgtccgaaaaataaaaatgatactTCCGACGCATCATAGAGATCAGTATCTACTGCTCGAGGTAGAGGTTCAGGCAGAGGTGGTTCTGTATCCAAGGTGGAGGTGTTCGGAGAAGTAGTGACATAGTTACACAGCAGTCAGAGGCAAGAGCACCGGCCAGAGCCTATGTAGTTCGGACAAGAGAAGAAGGTGATGCCCATGATGTTGTGAcaggtatatttttatttcactctAAGCCTATTTATGCCTTAATTGATCCAGGGTCATcgcattcatatattaattcaaaactgGTTGAGTTGGGAAGGTTAAAATCTGAAATGTCTAGAGTTTTAATAGAAGTGTCTAGCCCTTTGGGACAAACTGTGTCTGTAGATAGAGTATGCCGGAGATGCCCGTTGATGatacatgataaaatatttCTCGTTGACTTGTTGATTATGCCTTACGgtgattttgatataatattgggtatggattggttatccGAATACGGGATAATTTTGGATTGCTACAAAAAGAGGTTCAGTATTCAGACAGAGGATGGAGACAGAATTGAAGTAGATGGTATTCGTACTACTGGACCGGCACGTATTGTTTCGGTGATAAAAGCTAATAAATTACTTCAGCAAGGTTGTACAACATATTTGGCATATGTTATTAATTCTGATTCAGTTGGAAGTCAGTGTAGTTAGATTAGGACAGTATGTGATTTTCCAAATGTATTCCTTGAAGAACTACCAGGCGTACCACCTGacagagaggttgaatttgctatagaaGAGTACCCGAGTATAGCACCAATCTCTATACCTCCGTACCGAATGTCACccactgaattaaaagagttaaaggtACAGTTACAGGACTTACTAGATCGTGAATTCATTAGACCGAGTATTTCACCTTGGGGAGCTCCagtgttatttgttaagaagaaagatggatctatgagattatgtattgattaccggCAGTTGAACAAAGTGACGATCAAGAACCGATATCCGTTGCCTCGTAtagatgatttttttaatcaGTTGAGGGGAGCATCAGTactttcaaagattgatttgaggTCCGGGTATTATCAACTAAAGGTAAAGGAAagtgatgtgccaaagactgctttccgTACTCGATATGGTCATTATGTGTTTTTGGTGATGCagtttgggttgactaatgctccagctgctttcatggatttgatgaactgTATTTTCCAGTCGTATTTAGATCAGTTCGTGGTcgttttcattgatgatatattggTTTATTCGAAGACTGAGGGAGAACATGATCAACATCTCAGAATTGTGTTACAAATTTTGCGAGAAAATAGTTGTATGGAAAGTTcagcaaatgtgaattctggttacCAGAAGTGGTATTTTTGTGACATGTAGTATCGGCAGATGGAATCAGAGTTGATccaaagaagattgaagcaATTTTTCAATAGAAGGCACCAAAGAATGTATCTGAGGTACGTAGTTTTCTTGGTTTGGCTGGGTATTACAGAAGATTTGTAAATGGATTTTCGAAGATAGCTTTACCGATGACCAAGTTACTACAGAAGATTGTTCCTTTTATCTGGGATGATCTGTGTCAGAGAAGTTTTGAGACATTGAAACAAATGTTGACAGAGGCACCAGTTTTAACATTACCAGAGTCGGGGAAATATTTCATAGTGTACAGTGATGCTTCATTGAATGGTCTGGGTTGTGTACTAATGCAGGATGGAAAGGTAATAGCTTATGCATCTCGATAGTTGAAGCCACATGAATGCAACTATCCGACACACGATTTGGAGCTAGCAGCTGTAATTTTTGCATTAAAgatttggaggcattatctttatggtgaaaaatgttatatatataccgatcataaaagtctcaaatatcttctgtcacaaaaggagttgaatctgAGACAAAGACGATGGATAGAACttctgaaagattatgattgtgttATAGATTATCATCCAGGAAAGGCAAATGTGGTAGCAGATACATTGAGCAGAAAAACAGCAGTTGAATTACGGGAAATGTTTGCTCGACTTAGTATTAATGATGATGGAAGTTTGTTAGCTGAGTTAAGAGTCAAGCCGATAATGTTTGATCAAATCAGAGCAGCACAACTAGAAGATGAAAAGTtgatgaagaaaagagaaatggtacAGCATGGTACggtggaaaattttagtattgttGAGTATGATTGTTTGAGATTTCAGAACCGTATTTGTATCCCAGCTACTTCTGAGATTAAAAAAGCTGATTCTCCGAGAAGCACATGATAGTACTTTTGCTTTACACCCTGGTGGAACGAAGATGTATCGTGATCTACGAGAACTGTATTGGTGGCCAAGGATGAAGAAAGATATAGTCGAGTATGTTGGTAAATGCCTGACTTGTCAGCGGATAAAAGTAGAACATCAGGTACCGACAGGGTTGTTACAGCCCATTActattcctgagtggaaatgggattgcattaccatggattttgttacGGGACTGCCATTGTCAGTGAGTAAAAAGAATGTCATTTGGGTAATAGTCGATCGACTCACAAACTCTACTCATTTCATAGTAGTTAGAATAGACTGGTCACTACAGAAACTTGCCGAGGTTTATATCCGAGAGATTGTTAGATTACATGGTATTTCGGTATCAATAATTTCAGATCGGGATCCTCGGTTTACATCAAGATTTTGGAAGCAGTTACATGAGTCGTTGGGTACGCGGCTTAATTTTAGCATTGCATTTCATCCGCAAATTGACGGACAGTCTGAGCGAGTaattcagattttggaagatatgttgagagCTTGTATCATCGATTTTGCTTCAGGTTGGGAACGATATTTGCCATTAGCAGAATTcgtttataataatagtttccaaTCTAGTATTCAGATGGCTCCGTATGAAACACTATACGGTCGAAGATGTCGATCACCAGTATGTTGGAcgaaattgaatgaaagaaaagtgATTGGGCCGAAATTGATTCAAGAGACAGTGgaaacaattaaaaagattaaagatagACTGAAAGCCGCATTCGACAGACAAAAATCTTACGCAGATTTGAAACAACGAGACATTGAATATTCCGTTGGTGATAATGTATTCCTTAAAGTATCGtcgtggaagaaaattttgagatttggtcggAAGGGAAAGttgagtccacgttttattgggcCGTATGAAATAGTTGAAAGAATCGGCCCGGTTGCCTATCGATTGGCTTTACCTCCGGAATTACAAAAGATTCACGATGTTTTCCATGGCTCGATGCTTCGGAGATATAGATCGGATCCTTCTCATATCATTCCCACTGAAGACATTGAAATTCGATCTGATTTAACTTATGAAGAAGAGCCGGTTCAGATACTAGCTCGAGAagtgaaagaattaagaaataaacgGGTTCCTTTAGTCAAAGTTTTATAGAGAAGTCATAGTGTGGaagaaatttcgaggatgatATTTATTaaggggggagaaatgtaatgacccaaaattcacgagCATCGGAAAAATATAATATCgagcctccgtcttagtaaattgagttcgaaaataattattagaagtaattaAGAGTTTAGtttagtgcttaattaggtattaattaggtgactttagtttaattaagagaaattaggcaaaatgactaaattgaactaggggtaaaagttgaattatagattaatagaaaataaaaatgattaaaatggcAAATAAGCCATTAACAAGAAATGGGCGATATAAGTGGTAAAAATCCtagatttttatgatttatatatattatattatattatattatattaaataaattaaatagatgacaaatgtatggtagaGATTAAAGACAAGTGTAATAGTTggttatatgtataaataagcagaaatgctgccgaaatttttataaaaaaaagaaaaaaaatgaatgtaatcaattattcaaatttatatgaatttatgatttattttaatatgttggttatttatttaaaaattatttgtaaattgtttgatatgtccggtaatgcctcgtaaccctgttcttgTGACGATTTagggttaaggggtgttacatactgAGTTGCAAGCCTTGATTCGCAACAACATCTGGGTTGTTTTCCCTCTACCAGAAAATCGCCAAGCAGTTGGATGCAAGTGGTTGTTTAAGGTAAAAACAAAGGCCAATGGTTCTATTGACAGGTATAAAGGTCGGCTGGTAGCGAAAGGGTTTTCACAGCATGCAGGGCTTGATTTCCATGACACATTTAGCCTAGTGGTCCGAGCTTCTACCATTCGAACTATAGTCGCTATTGCTGTTATGCAGGGGTGGTCTTTGAGGCAGGTTGACATTAATAATGCATTTCTTAATGGTGAGTTATCTGAAGAAATTTACATGGAGCAACCTCCTGGCTTTGAGGTTTCTAATGGCACCGGACAGAATCTTGTTTGCAAGCTGAACAAAGCTATCTATGGTCTTTGCCAGGCTCCTCGCGCATGGTTTCAGACTCTCAAGCAATTCCTTGTTGATCAGCTTGGTTTTCGAGCATCCAAAGCAGAATCTTCACTATTTATTCGAGTATCAGCAGGGACTTATCTGTTGCTCATGGTCTATGTTTATGATATTGTGCTCACTGGCAGCTCTGGGAAACATATAAGTGAAGTAGTCAGTTAGCTTCCCAATAAATTTGCGCTCAAAGATATGGGTgaacttagtttttttttaagaattgatGTGAAACGCTCAGCACATGGAATGTTGCTTAGTCAGAAAAAATATGTTCTTGAGCTCTCGCAAAAAGTTGGTATGTTTGCGGTCGCAGACTACACCTACGCCCATGGTGAGCTCCCCAAGTGGTTGCTTGCACAACGACCGCCTTTTCGATGTTCACTTATATCGCAATCTGGTTGGTATGCTTGGTATGTTTGCATCACTCGTCTGGATTTATCATTCGTGTTAATAAGTCGAGTCGGTTTATGAATGCTCCAACTAATACTCATTGGCGAGCCATCAAACGAGTATTGAGGTATTTGATCGCACATTGGACCATGGCTGCTTTTACTCAAAAGGACAACCGAATCGGTGTGCTACTACGATGCTGATCGGGCTTCTTCGTGGATGATCGTCATTCTACGTCTGGATACATTGTGTATATAGGGCTAATCCGGTTGCTTTGTACTCAAAGAAGCGACAGAGTGTCTCGATCCTCGGTTGAAGCGAATACATGATCTAGCCAACTTCGTGTCGAAGTTCTTGTGGATCAGCGGTTGTTGGATGAGGTGGGCATCTCGATGTCAAAAACACCGTAGTTAGTTGTGATAATTCACTACGATTTGGTGGTGAGAACCCCACACATCATGCTAGGATGAAACATGTTGAGATAGACCACCATTTCGTACGTGAAAAAAATCCTTGCTGGCTTACTGCAAGTTAATTTGGTCCCGTCGGCTCAGCAGATTGCTGATGTATTAACAAAGCCCATTACACCTAAACATTTTGGGTTTTTCAGGAGTGCTCTTCGAGTTATGTCTTTTAATGATCGCGATGttcaaaaaatcaaacaaaccaGGGGAATGATAGAGTAGTTAATAAAGTTGTTAGTAGTTGGTAAAACGGTTATTCTTCTGTTAGTCATCAGTTAGTAGTTAGTTAGCATGCGTTGTTGTATAAATATGTGGAAAGTCAGTATGTAGATTAATCAGAAGTTTATGAAATGAATTACAGTTGATTCATTCTTTTCTTGTATTGCTCTTTGAGTAATTAGTTTTACATAGATATCCTATCCTAAAATTTATTGTCCCAAAATCTATTATCCTGAGACGATAAGGGTAGACTAACTCTTTAGATATTTGATCCCAAGAACTGTTGTCCCGGGTAGACTAATCCATTagatatttgattttgtttatttttttgttagagttaaaaaaaattataatgtgaAATCGATttagtcttaactcgattgatatGAGTATTATTATCAATACAGGAGGATGTGAATTcgagaacctataatgagattatttagaaaaaaattataatctgAATAATTTCTTAGCTTAAGGGCAAGAATCTTAAATTagatatttgattttgtttatttgtttgttagagttaaaaaaatagttataacATTAATAACTTC
The sequence above is a segment of the Gossypium raimondii isolate GPD5lz chromosome 4, ASM2569854v1, whole genome shotgun sequence genome. Coding sequences within it:
- the LOC105779071 gene encoding uncharacterized protein LOC105779071: MESTKRILQQLDCTHRECLICAVSLLQGEAYLWWESVVRHLPENQITWDLFQKEFQKKYIREIYIEDKKQEFLMLQQGDMPVIDYEREFLRLSRYASEFIPTEADSCKRFLRGLRDEIKVQLVSHRITELVDLIERAKMVEQVLGLDKKIEVVRPIGKRTGTTISNPLPKRSRESRGGWRSSFRSDRREKSQGKQTMVSTGSVRAPLRDEKILECGYCGKKHLGGGVRRSSDIVTQQSEARAPARAYVVRTREEGDAHDVVTGSSHSYINSKLVELGRLKSEMSRVLIEVSSPLGQTVSVDRVCRRCPLMIHDKIFLVDLLIMPYGDFDIILGMDWLSEYGIILDCYKKRFSIQTEDGDRIEVDGIRTTGPARIVSVIKANKLLQQELPGVPPDREVEFAIEEYPSIAPISIPPYRMSPTELKELKLNKVTIKNRYPLPRIDDFFNQLRGASVLSKIDLRSGYYQLKVKESDVPKTAFRTRYGHYVFLVMQFGLTNAPAAFMDLMNCIFQSYLDQFVVVFIDDILVYSKTEGEHDQHLRIVLQILRENSCMESSANVNSGYQKWYFCDIRFVNGFSKIALPMTKLLQKIVPFIWDDLCQRSFETLKQMLTEAPVLTLPESGKYFIVYSDASLNGLGCVLMQDGKELNLRQRRWIELLKDYDCVIDYHPGKANVVADTLSRKTAVELREMFARLSINDDGSLLAELRVKPIMFDQIRAAQLEDEKLMKKREMVQHGTVENFSIVEYDCLRFQNRICIPATSEIKKADSPRST